One stretch of Caldinitratiruptor microaerophilus DNA includes these proteins:
- a CDS encoding 2-oxoacid:acceptor oxidoreductase family protein — translation MYHEITAWTRGIIMDKEARDVCNVVAAAAADEGYYSQYINDYVDAPDRTNCLIRKYARVSDSPIEELFVYENARPDIVVLVEQTLIKAVNFFRGTPDGEGVVIVNTTKEPEYLLRFLPDAMLAKLKTIVAVDAARLAEPRGSSPWMYNRSLPELAYDRLSTEGAGEKRQVGVGIAAPLLGALVAGTGVLKLESVVARCHDKEAVRRGYEGCKVLHYRSESHRATA, via the coding sequence GTGTATCACGAGATCACCGCGTGGACCCGGGGAATCATCATGGACAAGGAGGCCCGCGACGTCTGCAACGTGGTCGCCGCAGCGGCCGCGGACGAGGGGTATTACAGCCAGTACATCAACGACTACGTCGATGCGCCGGACCGGACGAACTGCCTGATCCGCAAGTATGCGCGGGTGAGCGACTCGCCCATCGAAGAGCTCTTCGTGTACGAGAACGCCCGCCCCGACATCGTCGTGCTCGTGGAGCAGACGCTCATCAAGGCGGTGAACTTTTTCCGTGGGACGCCGGACGGCGAGGGCGTGGTGATCGTCAACACCACAAAGGAGCCGGAGTACCTCCTGCGCTTCCTCCCCGACGCCATGCTCGCCAAGCTCAAGACCATCGTCGCGGTCGATGCGGCACGCCTGGCGGAGCCCCGCGGCTCCAGCCCGTGGATGTACAACCGCTCCCTGCCCGAGCTGGCCTACGACCGGCTGTCCACCGAGGGGGCCGGTGAGAAGCGCCAGGTCGGGGTGGGGATCGCCGCGCCGCTCCTGGGGGCGCTGGTCGCCGGCACCGGGGTCCTGAAGCTCGAGTCGGTGGTGGCCCGCTGCCACGACAAGGAGGCCGTGCGCCGGGGTTACGAGGGGTGCAAGGTCCTGCACTACCGGTCCGAGAGCCACAGGGCCACGGCCTGA